In a genomic window of Primulina huaijiensis isolate GDHJ02 unplaced genomic scaffold, ASM1229523v2 scaffold37281, whole genome shotgun sequence:
- the LOC140968543 gene encoding heavy metal-associated isoprenylated plant protein 30-like, with amino-acid sequence MVKLLERLFGSLASAIAYCFIHYQDHHHHHHNPSAKSPKKYKMPKAGRPLSLQTVELKVRMCCSGCERVVRESIQKLKGIDSVEVDLEMEKVRVIGYVDRNKVLKAVRRAGKRAEFWPYPNPPLYFTSSNNYFKDMTNEYKESYNYWRHGYNIADRHGSLPATHRGDDKVSNLFNDDNVNACCVM; translated from the exons ATGGTGAAGTTACTTGAGCGACTATTTGGTTCTCTGGCCTCAGCTATCGCATATTGTTTCATTCACTATCAAGATCATCATCACCACCACCATAACCCATCTGCCAAAAGtccaaaaaaatacaaaatgccTAAGGCTGGTCGACCACTTTCTTTGCag ACCGTAGAGCTCAAAGTGAGGATGTGTTGCAGTGGATGTGAGAGAGTTGTACGAGAATCCATTCAAAAACTCAAAG GAATAGACTCAGTGGAGGTAGATTTGGAGATGGAGAAGGTAAGAGTCATTGGATATGTGGATCGCAACAAGGTACTGAAAGCCGTGAGAAGGGCGGGGAAAAGGGCGGAGTTCTGGCCGTACCCGAACCCTCCTCTCTACTTCACCTCTTCAAACAACTACTTCAAAGATATGACCAATGAGTACAAAGAGAGCTATAACTATTGGCGGCACGGCTACAATATTGCTGACAGGCATGGTTCTCTTCCCGCCACTCATCGAGGCGATGACAAAGTCAGCAACTTGTTCAATGACGATAATGTCAACGCCTGTTGCGTTATGTAG
- the LOC140968554 gene encoding B3 domain-containing protein Os03g0120900-like produces the protein MNFMSGRPGFSEEHQITGSRGMPSSSSTLHHFTYHHQHEDGGAGAGAAQHLPSTNGEDAAQEDHQMRGVEGMSSTASHVLIEREHMFDKVVTPSDVGKLNRLVIPKQHAEKYFPLDSSTNEKGLLLNFEDRNGKQWRFRYSYWNSSQSYVMTKGWSRFVKEKKLDAGDIVSFQRGMGELGKDRLFIDWRRRPDAPEFPSPIPALPIAHQFSFHRSINQWNPLFMQPPPSREYSHFLQASASMAAQNQSHNQYQHHYQSGQSPYSYNTTVVNGNPCPPGSILYLRSAPGAVGGGGVAAAAAGVGLFAPQQVGMMQTQRRSGVEPMVFESVPVVQGKAAAKRLRLFGVNMDCPVSDSGECDTLSHSTVPVEQFTHPPFDSSSSSSPPIPSLLQLRPYNQNEDKGKGSMSLDLDI, from the coding sequence ATGAATTTCATGTCAGGTAGGCCAGGGTTTTCTGAAGAGCATCAAATAACTGGGTCTAGAGGTATGCCTTCTTCGTCCTCAACTCTTCACCATTTCACCTACCACCACCAACACGAAGACGGCGGAGCAGGAGCGGGAGCAGCCCAACACTTGCCCAGCACCAATGGCGAGGATGCTGCACAAGAGGATCATCAGATGCGAGGAGTAGAAGGTATGAGCAGTACTGCATCTCATGTGCTGATCGAGAGAGAGCACATGTTCGACAAAGTTGTCACACCTAGCGATGTCGGCAAGCTAAATCGATTGGTCATCCCCAAGCAGCACGCGGAGAAGTACTTCCCTCTGGATTCTTCTACAAACGAGAAGGGGCTTCTGTTGAATTTCGAGGACAGGAACGGTAAGCAGTGGCGATTCAGGTACTCGTACTGGAACAGCAGCCAGAGTTACGTCATGACCAAAGGGTGGAGCCGTTTTGTGAAAGAAAAGAAGCTAGACGCCGGGGATATTGTCTCCTTCCAGAGAGGAATGGGCGAATTGGGAAAAGATCGGCTATTCATAGATTGGAGGCGCCGCCCAGATGCACCGGAGTTTCCCAGCCCAATTCCCGCACTCCCAATCGCCCACCAATTCTCTTTCCACAGGTCTATTAATCAATGGAATCCCCTCTTTATGCAGCCACCACCGTCTAGAGAATATTCACACTTTCTACAAGCAAGCGCCTCCATGGCAGCACAAAATCAGTCTCATAATCAGTATCAGCATCACTACCAATCTGGACAAAGCCCTTATTCGTACAATACCACAGTCGTGAATGGAAACCCTTGTCCGCCTGGGTCAATACTGTATCTGAGATCAGCTCCAGGGGCTGTTGGAGGAGGAGGagtagcagcagcagcagctggAGTTGGCCTTTTCGCCCCACAACAGGTGGGAATGATGCAAACCCAAAGGAGAAGTGGGGTTGAGCCGATGGTATTTGAATCGGTTCCGGTGGTCCAAGGCAAGGCTGCAGCAAAGAGACTGAGGCTTTTCGGCGTGAACATGGATTGTCCCGTTTCAGATTCAGGTGAATGTGATACGTTGTCCCATTCAACAGTGCCAGTCGAGCAGTTCACTCATCCCCCCTtcgattcttcttcttcatcatctcCACCAATCCCTTCTCTCCTCCAGTTAAGGCCTTACAATCAGAACGAAGACAAGGGCAAGGGTTCAATGTCTCTGGACTTGGACATCTAA
- the LOC140968464 gene encoding mitochondrial import inner membrane translocase subunit TIM13-like, giving the protein MDSFSSPSSTGSSSKFSPEDLMDQLKTQLAQAYAEEFLETVRGKCFDKCITKPGSSLSGSEDSCISRCVERYIEATGIVGRALFNQSR; this is encoded by the exons ATGGACTCGTTCTCTTCTCCATCGTCAACTGGATCATCTTCCAAATTCTCTCCGGAGGATTTGATGGATCAGCTTAAAACTCAGCTCGCCCAGGCTTACGCCGAAGAATTTCTCGAG ACTGTGCGAGGAAAGTGCTTTGATAAGTGCATCACTAAGCCCGGTAGTAGCCTCAGTGGTAGTGAAGACAGTTGCATCTCCAGGTGTGTGGAACGTTATATCGAGGCCACTGGTATTGTTGGCAGAGCCCTCTTTAACCAGTCTCGCTGA
- the LOC140968465 gene encoding soluble inorganic pyrophosphatase PPA1 → MADNDGSPVAPQRRAPRLNERILSSLSRRSVAAHPWHDLEIGRGAPEIINVVIEIPKGSKVKYELDKKTGLIKVDRILYSSVVYPHNYGFIPRTLCEDNDPMDVLVLMQEPVVPGCFLRARAIGLMPMIDQGEKDDKIIAVCADDPEYRHYTDISQLAPHRLTEIRRFFEDYKKNEHKEVAVNEFLPSDTAKEAIQHSMDLYAEYILQTLRK, encoded by the exons ATGGCAGACAATGATGGATCTCCGGTAGCACCTCAAAGGCGTGCTCCTCGTTTGAATGAGAGAATTCTTTCATCTTTGTCAAGGAGATCTGTTGCAGCTCATCCTTGGCATGACCTTGAGATCG gcCGGGGAGCACCTGAAATTATCAATGTT GTGATCGAGATACCCAAAGGAAGTAAAGTGAAATACGAACTTGACAAAAAAACTGGTCTGATAAAG GTTGATCGCATTTTGTACTCCTCAGTGGTCTATCCTCACAACTACGGTTTCATTCCACGAACACTATGTGAAGATAACGACCCTATGGACGTTCTAGTCCTAATGCAG GAGCCTGTCGTCCCAGGCTGTTTTCTTCGGGCCAGAGCTATTGGCCTGATGCCTATGATTGACCAG GGAGAGAAGGATGATAAGATAATTGCAGTATGCGCTGACGATCCAGAGTATCGCCACTACACAGATATCAGTCAGCTGGCACCTCATAGGCTAACTGAAATCCGGCGCTTCTTTGAAGATT ACAAGAAGAATGAACACAAAGAGGTAGCAGTGAACGAGTTTTTGccttcagatactgccaaggaGGCCATTCAACACTCCAT GGACCTGTATGCTGAGTACATCTTGCAGACCTTGAGGAAATAA